CGGCTTCAAGCTGACCTATCCCATCAACAAGGCCGGCGTACAGGACCAGTTCCTGGTATTCGCCGGCGCCAGTTACTTCCGTGGCGTCGGCGCCGGCGATCACTTCGGTCTGTCCAAACGCGGCCTGGCGCTTGACACCGGACTGTTGTCGGGCGAGGAATTTCCCATCTTCCGGGAATTCTGGCTGATCCGTCCGCACCCGCAGGCCAGCAGCATGAAGGTCTACGGACTGCTCGACAGCAAGCGCGTCACCGGCGCCTACGAATTCACCATCCACCCCGGACAGCCGACCCGGGTGGAGATCAACTCCACCCTGTTCACCCGCGAGCGCATCGAACTGCTGGGCATCGCGCCGCTGACCAGCATGTTCTTCTATGGCGAGAACACCGCCCGGCCGCTCGGCAACTGGCGCCCGGAGGTGCATGACTCGGACGGGCTGCTCATCCATGACGGCAGCGGTGAATGGTCGTGGCGCCCACTGATCAATCCGACCCGGCTGCAGACCTTCAGTTTCTCGACCCGGAATGTGCGCGGCTTCGGCCTGTTCCAGCGCGATGGCAGTTTCGCCTCCTACCAGGACCCGGAAGCCGACTATGAGCGCCGGCCGGATGCCTGGGTCAGAACCCGTGAGGACTGGGGGGACGGGCGCATCGTGCTGGTACAGATCCCGACCAGCGACGAGACCAATGACAATATCGTCGCCTTCTGGTCGCCGCCGAACACGGTGGCCGGCGGCAAACGCTTCGACTTCCGCTACGAGATCGACCTGGGCCGACTGGTGTCTCTCGACCACCCGCTCGCCCGGGTGCAACATACCTTTGTCGGTCTCGGCGACATCCTGGGCGGAGG
This sequence is a window from Thiohalobacter thiocyanaticus. Protein-coding genes within it:
- a CDS encoding glucan biosynthesis protein G; amino-acid sequence: MKTFRLPPTAGRAAAFLMGLCLSAQASAFGLEDVIARAETLAAEPYQAPDPIPGFMQNLGYDEFRSIRFDPAQQLWSPSRTRFQVMLVPAGRTYRHPVRINIVDAEGVHLLPFRKELFSFGDEALRKKVPADLGYAGFKLTYPINKAGVQDQFLVFAGASYFRGVGAGDHFGLSKRGLALDTGLLSGEEFPIFREFWLIRPHPQASSMKVYGLLDSKRVTGAYEFTIHPGQPTRVEINSTLFTRERIELLGIAPLTSMFFYGENTARPLGNWRPEVHDSDGLLIHDGSGEWSWRPLINPTRLQTFSFSTRNVRGFGLFQRDGSFASYQDPEADYERRPDAWVRTREDWGDGRIVLVQIPTSDETNDNIVAFWSPPNTVAGGKRFDFRYEIDLGRLVSLDHPLARVQHTFVGLGDILGGGDVENAYRLIADFQGGPLEGLAADAPVTADVTAMLGGRVLEQYVEYVEQNGHWRLSILAMPAEGKPLELRAYLKRDATPLSETWTYTLPTENDIKGNGK